A part of Silvimonas soli genomic DNA contains:
- a CDS encoding branched-chain amino acid ABC transporter permease: MDIFLQQIINGLVIGSIYALIALGYTMVYGIMQLINFAHGEIVMFGAMVTITCINVLVGHNIHLPGPLMLLAGLLMAIPVSMLLGFAVERIAYRPLRRAPRLAPLITAIGVSIVLQQVASLIWGRSYRPFPEILPQTVHDFYGAAITDLQVAIIILAIVLMGGLFFMIERTKLGRAMRATAQNPEVAGLMGVNINSIISMTFITGSALGAVAGVMVAANYDQAHPYMGFLIGLKAFTAAVLGGIGNLQGAVLGGITLGIIESLGSGYLGDLTGGFLGSNYKDIFAFLVLILVLVFRPSGLLGERVAERA; encoded by the coding sequence GTGGACATTTTTTTACAACAAATCATCAATGGCCTGGTGATCGGCAGCATCTATGCCTTGATCGCGCTGGGTTACACGATGGTGTACGGCATCATGCAACTGATCAATTTTGCTCACGGCGAGATTGTGATGTTCGGCGCCATGGTCACCATTACCTGCATTAACGTGCTGGTTGGTCACAACATTCATTTACCAGGCCCGCTGATGTTACTGGCGGGCCTTTTGATGGCGATTCCGGTTTCCATGCTGCTGGGGTTTGCAGTGGAACGCATCGCCTACCGGCCCTTGCGCCGCGCGCCACGGCTGGCTCCGTTGATTACCGCCATTGGCGTGTCGATTGTGCTGCAGCAGGTGGCCAGCCTGATCTGGGGCCGCAGCTACCGCCCTTTCCCGGAAATCCTGCCGCAAACCGTGCATGACTTTTACGGCGCCGCGATTACCGATCTGCAAGTGGCCATCATCATTCTGGCCATTGTATTGATGGGTGGGCTGTTCTTCATGATCGAGCGCACCAAGCTGGGCCGCGCCATGCGGGCTACAGCGCAGAACCCGGAAGTCGCCGGGCTGATGGGCGTGAACATCAACAGCATTATTTCGATGACCTTTATCACCGGCTCGGCGCTCGGCGCGGTGGCTGGCGTAATGGTCGCCGCCAATTACGATCAGGCTCACCCTTATATGGGCTTTTTGATTGGCTTGAAAGCGTTTACCGCAGCCGTGCTGGGCGGGATCGGCAATCTGCAGGGCGCGGTATTGGGTGGCATCACCCTTGGCATTATCGAAAGTCTGGGCTCGGGTTATCTGGGTGACCTTACTGGCGGGTTCCTCGGCAGTAACTATAAGGACATCTTTGCCTTCCTGGTGCTGATCCTGGTGCTGGTATTCCGTCCGTCCGGCCTGCTGGGCGAGCGCGTCGCAGAACGCGCGTAA